GGGCAGTTCAGGGCCGGTGCTCCGGGAGGGGGGAAACGGCGCGATATCTTCCCGGCCCCGGCGCGCGGCTGTCAAACCTGTTCAGCGCCATAACCCCTGGATTTTCGCGGGGAATTGACCTAGCCCCGCTGCCATGGCCCGCCTGCCCGCCGCAGTGTCCGCCGGATTCCTCCTCGTGAGCGCCTGTGCCCACACGGTGCCGCCGCCCGCTCCGCCGCCGCCGGAGACGCCTGCCCAGGTGATGGCGCGCATCCAGGATTGGGAGGACCGCCGCTCGCTGGGAGGCGGTGAGCTCGTGCGGCTCGCCACCGCCGCGCCGGAGGTGAGCGTGCGCATGCGTGCCCTGCGTGCCCTGGCGCGCATCCAGGACGTGGAGACGCTGGAGGCCGTCGTCGCCGAGCTGACGGCGCCGGACAAGGCCGTGCGCGACGAGGCCGCCTTCGCCGCGGGCGAGCTGGCGCAGTCGTGGGAGCCGCTGCCGGAGGACGCTCGGACGGCGCTGACCGCCGCGCTGCTACGCGCCGAGGCCGCGGAAGCGGATGGCGATGTGCGCATCACGCTGCTGGAGGCGTTGGGCAAGCTGGCCACGCCTGGCGCGGTGGAGGTGCTGACGGCCCGGCTTTCTCCCGCCGAAGGCCCGTGGTCCGAGGCCGCGGCGACGGCGCTGGGCGTGGCGGCGCGCAAGGCCGGCGCGGCGGCGGTGGCGAACGTTCCGCTGGAGGCGATCCGCGCGCTGTTGAAGCCCCGTGAGCGGATCGAGGTGAACCTCGCCGGGGCGTACCTCCTGGCGGCGTCGAAGCGGCCGGACGCCGTGGAGGCGCTGCGCGCGTGTCTGTCCAACGCCCATCCGGATGTGATGGCCCTCTGCGTGAAGGGCCTGGGCGACGTGGGCAGCCCCAGCGACACGCTGGGGCTGAACCTGATGCTGGGGGACGCCACGCCGCGCGTGTCGGCGGAGGCGGCGCGGGCGCTGGCGAAGCTCGCGGTGAAGTGCGCGCCCGGCGCGTCCTGCGCTCCGCTCCTGGCCCTGGAAGGCCAGGCGCACCTGGCGAAGCGGGTCGCGGAAGGGAAGGCGGCGCAGGGCCATGCGTTGCTGGCGGTGGCGCAGCAGGGCCTTCCGCTCCAGGGCCGTCCGGTGTTGTCGCGCCTGAGGAAGGCCCTCGCGGAAGCCGACCGCACCGCCGTGTCCGACGAAGCGCACGCGGACCTCGCCTGGCTGGACTGCCGGTTCGCGGCGGCGATGGACCGGCAGCAGGGCTCGTTGGAGCAGGTATTCCAGTGCGGCTACGGCCGCGTGCCCGAAGCCCGATGGCTCGCCCTCGGACTCCATGAAGTGGCCCAGTTCAAGGGAGCGCCCACCACGGCATCGAAGCCGGGCGAGGCCAGCCCCGCGGTGCCTGGCGCGGCGTTCGCGGTGCCCTACCTGAACCACGCCAGTCCCCTCGTGCGTGGCGCCGCGCTGGACGCCCTCTCCGAGCGCCCCGTCCCCGAAGCGATGGCGCCCGTGCGCGCGCTCATCGGGGGAGGCGACGCGGTGGTGGCGGGGCTCGCCGCGGCCACCGCTGGCAAGTTGAAGGACGCCGCGGCGCTGCCCGCATTGGAGGCCCTGGCCGAGCGCGTTCCCAAGGAGCCGGACCTGGCGGAGGCGGTGGCCGGCGCGCTCGTCGCGTTGCAGGGCCGCGCGGCGGAGCCACGCCTGCGCGAATGGCTGACCCATCCGCACGTCAACGTGCGCCGGGTCGCGGCCGAGTCCCTCACCACGCTCACCGGCACGCCCGTCCGCTCCGCGCGCGTGGAGCTGCCCGCGGACACCTACCGTCCGCCGGCCGCGCCCGCGGGGACGACGCTCACGCTGCGCACGCGCAAGGGCGACATCACCGTCCTGTTGGATCCGGACGCGCCGCTCACGGGCGGCAACCTGGTGGCGCTCGCGAAGCAGGGCTACTTCCGGGGCATCACCTTCCACCGCGTGGTGCCGGACTTCGTCGCGCAGGGCGGAGACCCGCGCGGAGACGGGGAGGGCGGTCCCGGGCACTCCATCCGCTGTGAGATGACGCGCCGGCCGTATGCACGGGGCACGGTGGGGATGGCGCTGTCGGGCAAGGACACCGGCGGCAGCCAGTTCTTCTTCACCCACTCACCGCAGCCGCACCTGGACGGCCGCTACACGGCCTTCGGCGAAGTCGTCAGCGGCATGGACGTCGTGGACGCGCTGCTGGAGGGCACGGTCATCGACGACGTCGTCGTCGGAACCCGCGCCCCCTGAAAAAGCCCCCTCGCGCGTCAGGCCCCGGCGGCGCGCGCGGGCATCGGCTCGCCCTGGGCGTTGAGCTTGCCGCCCGTCCAGCGGTGGGTCTCCGCTTCTTCCATCAGCTCCACCTCGCGGCGGATGCGGGCCCACTCGGTCTCCGGCAGGCCGAGGAACGCCTCCGCGAGCGCCGGATCGAACTGCGTGCCCGCGCAGCGGCGGACCTCGTCGCGCGCCACGCTCATGGGGCGCCCCTTGCGATAGGGCCGGTCGGAGGTGATGGCGTCCAGCGTGTCCACGAGACAGAAGATGCGCGCGCCGACGACGATCTCCTCGCCCTTGAGCCCCAGCGGATAGCCCTTGCCGTCCCAGCGCTCCTGGTGCTGCAGGACGATGAGCGCCGCCTCGTGCAGGTAGGGCATCTTCGCCATCATCCGGTAGCCGAACTCCGGGTGCTGCTTCATCTCCACCCACTCATCCGGCGTGAGGGGCCCGGGCTTGAGCAGGATGGAGTCCCGGACTCCAATCTTCCCGATGTCGTGCAAGAGCGCGCCCTGTTCCACCACGTCCAGCGCCGGCCCGCTGAGGCCAATCTCCTGCGCCAGCCGCCGCGCGTACAGCGACACGCGACGCGAGTGCCACTGCGTCTCCGTGTCCCGGTAGTCCAGCGCGCTGATGAGCCCGTCCAGAAGCCCCGTCGTGCGCTCGACGACCCGGCGCTCCAGGTCCATGTTGATGGCCAAGAGCTCCGCGTTCTTGTCCGCGACCTCGCGCGTCAGCCGCTCGTTGGCCGCCACCAGCCGGTGGTGCTCGAAGGCCTGCCGGATGCTGCTCGTCAGCTCGCTCAGGGCCCACGGCTTGCCCAGCAGCCGGAAGACCTCGCCCCGGTTCACCGCCTCCGACGCGACCTTGAAGTCCGCCGCCGCCGTCAACATCAATCGCACCGCGCGCGGGTTCTTCTCCCGCAGCGCCGACAACAGCTCGATGCCGTTGAGGTACGGCATCATGAAGTCCGTCAGGACGACGTCGAATCCCTGCTCCCGCGACGCCACCACCGGATCGCTGTGCATCACGACCTCGTAACCCTCCGCCTGGAGGATCCGGGACAGCGCCGCGAGGATGAGCACGTCGTCGTCCACCACGAGGATTCGGGCCATGGGCTGATACGCTCCGAGCGAGTGGGCTGCGTCTTTTCTCAGAGTCTTATAGCCGGTCCAGGAGCGGCCAAACAGGCCCCCCCAAGCTTTCCAGTGCCGCTAAACTGCCGGAATCCTTGAAGTTTCGCTCAACCCGGAGGTCGCTGGACTCCACGTCCTGCTTGCCTGCCTGTCGAGCCGTGTTCTATGGTGGCCGCCTACCCGTCGTAAATGGCTGTAACCCCTTGGAATTCGGGAGCAATCTCCGATGGCTAGAGCCCCTGATGGGCCGGTGCCGGTGGTGGTGATGGGGCTGGGGTTCATCGGGCAGGAGATTGCCAGGGCGGCCCTGTCATCCCCCGAAGTGGAGCTGATGGGCGCGGTGGACTCGCAGCCCTCCCTGGTGGGCCGTCCCCTGGGCGACGTGCTGGGGCTGGCCGGGCCGCGCTTCAAGGTCGCGGACACGCTGGAGCGCGCCGTGGGGCGCCGCAAGGGCGTGGTGGTGCTGCACGCCACCAGCTCCCGGCTGTCGCAGGTGATGGATCAGCTGCTGGACGCGCTGAAGCTGGGGCTGCCCGTGGCCAGCACCTGCGAGGAGCTGGCGTTCCCGCACCTCAAGTACCCGGAGCTGGCGGAGAAGCTGGAGCGCGCCGCGCAGAAGGCGGGCGTCGCCATCGTGGGCACGGGCGTGAACCCCGGCTTCGTGCTGGACCGGCTGGTGGCCACCGCCGGGCAGGTGTGCGGCCCCGTGCGCAAGGTGACGGCCAGCCGGGTGGTGGACGCCCGGACGCGCCGTGAAGCCCTGCAGCGCAAGGTGGGCGCGGGCCTGACGGAGGAGGAGTTCTTCGACCTGGTGGACCGCGAGGAGCTGGGCCACGTGGGGCTGGTGGAGTCCGCGGCGCTGGCGGCGCTGGGGCTGGGGCTGGACTGCGACGACTTCGAGGAGGAGGTCGCGCCCGTCTTCGCCGAGGAGGAGATCACCGGCGGCGCATTTGTCGTGAAGAAAGGCCGCGTCGCGGGCATGTTCCAGTCCGTGGTGGGTTTGGAGGAGGGGCAGGAGCGGGTCCGCCTGGAGCTGACCATCGCGGTAGGGGCGGACAACCCACGGGATCGCATCGAGATCGACGCGGACCCCAGGCTGGTGCTGGAAATACCGGGGGGAGTGGCGGGTGACCGGGCCACCGCGAACGCGCTGGTGAATGCCGCGCCACGTTTGACGGCCGCGGAGGCAGGGCTCCTGACGGTGCTCGAGCTTCCGGCAGGCCGCTGAAGGATCATCAGGAGAGGGAAATGCTGGACAAGAACGCGATTGGCCGCGCCTCGCCGCCGACGCTCAACGAGGTGGAGAAGGGCGCCATCCGGCGCTTCGCCGAGGCGATTGGCGACTACAATCCCATCTACTACGACGAGGAGTACGCCCGTGCTTCGGGCTACCCCACCATCGTCGCGCCGCCCACGTTCCCCGCGTCGTTCCATTCCGCCGCGGACCTCCGGGAACTCCTGGGGGTGGGCATCAAGAGCCTGCTGCACGCCGAACAGGGCTTCGACTACGAGCGGCCCATCTTCGCGGGGGACCGCATCTACGTGTCCACCCGCGTGTCGGACGTCTTCGAGCGGCCGGGCATGTCCGGCAAGATGGACATCGCGGTCATCGAGGACGAAGGCCGGGACGAAGAGGGCAACCTCGTCTTCCGCGCCCGCCGGACCCTCGTGGTGCGTGCCGCCAAGGAGAACGCCTGATGCCCGCGCGCAAGCTCTACTTCGAATCCATCCGCGTCGGTGACGAGCTGCCGGCGCTGGCCAAGGCCCCGGTGGACCGCGTCCAGCTGTCGCGCTACGCGGGCGCCTCCGGCGACTACAACCCCGTGCACGTGGACGAGCTCTACGCCAAGAGCGTGGGCATGCCGTCCGTCTACGCCCCGGGCATGCTCGTCATGGGCATGCTCGGTCAGCTCATCAGCGACTGGGCGCGCGGCGGGCAGCTGCGGCGCTACAACGTCCGCTTCATCAAGATGGTGTGGCCGGGCGACACCGTGGTCTGCAAGGGCCGCGTGAGCGACCGCCACGGCTCCGGCGGCCGGTACTTCGTCGAGATCGACCTCTGGGCGGAGAACCAGAAGGGCGAACTCGTCATGAAGGGCGGCTCGCAGATCCAGCTCTTCTACTCGCTGGAGGACGAGAACCGGCAGCGCTCCGGCCAGTCCCCCATCGTGGTGGAGGTCCCCCGCGAGAGCCTGGTCGTCCCGGCCCCCGCCACCCCGGACGCCGCCGCGAGCGCCCCGCCGGCCGCCCCCGAGCGGGACCGCGACGAGGACGAGGAGGACGACGAGGAGGCGGACGAGCCCCGCACCGGTGCCTCGTCCAAGAAGACCGCCCCCCGGGAGAAGCCCGCCGCGAAGACGGCGTCCCTCCCGGCCGCGAAGAAGGCCAAGAAGTAGGCGTTCCCGGACGAAATCCCGCGTTCGAGCAGGGCAGCTTTCGACTGCTGCTCAACGCGGGGTGTCATCTTGGGTTGACTCAAAAATCAGTCGACGCCACACTTCCTGCGTCACATGGGCCGCTGACCCTTACTTTTTCCCGCCCTGCGGGAAGCAGGCAGGCAGCGAGCCCCTACGCAGGAGTGGCCATGTCCGCCGGCATCAACACCTACAAGACCGACCTTCGAGAGATCTTCTTCACGCTGTTCGAGCAGTTCGGCTTCGGCCAGGTGGCGGGCCAGGCTCCTTATGACGCCTGGGGGCCGGACGAGGCGAAGGCGGTCCTCACGGAGACGTACCGCTTCGCGCGCGAGGTGCTGGGGCCCCTCAACTCGGTGGGTGACCGCGAGGGCTGCCGGGTGGAGAACGGCGCCGTCTTCACGCCCAAGGGCTTCAAGGACGCGTGGAACAAGCTCTACGAGCAGGGCTTCAAGACGGTGGCGGTGAGCCCCGACCACGGCGGCCAGGGCGCGCCGATGATGCTCCAGGTGACGGTGGAGGAGATCCTCTCCGGCGCCAACACGGCCTTCAACATGTACCCGGGCCTCGCCTTCGGCGCGGCGGAGGTCATCGCGGAGTGCGGCACGCCCGCGCAGCAGAAGCAGTTCGTGGAGCGCATGCTCAACGGCACGTGGGGCGGCACCATGTGCCTCACGGAGCCGCACGCCGGCTCCGACGTGGGCGCGGCCAAGTCCACCGCGCGCCGCAACGCGGACGGCACGTACAACATCCGGGGCACGAAGATCTTCATCTCCGGCGGCGACCACGACATGGCCGGCAACATCATCCACCTGGTGCTCGCGCGCATTGACGGCGCGCCGGTGGGCACCAAGGGCCTGTCGCTGTTCATCGTCCCCAAGCTGCGCATCAACGCGGACGGCTCCGCGGGCCAGCCCAACGACGTCACCGTGGCGTCCATCGAGCACAAGATGGGCATCAACGGCTCCGCCACGTGTGTCCTCAACTTCGGTGAGAACGACGGCTGTCTGGGCGAGCTCGTGGGCACCGTCGAGCACGTGGGCATGAGCCAGATGTTCAAGATGATGAACGGCGCGCGCATCGCCGTGGGCATCCAGGGCGTGAGCCTGGCGTCGGCCGCGTACTACAACGCGCTCGACTACGCGAAGGACCGCAAGCAGGGCTCCCACTTCACCAAGTGGAAGGACCCGGCCGCGCCGCGCGCCGCCATCCTCGAGCACCCGGACGTCCGCCGCATGCTGCTGGACATCAAGGCGCACGTCGAAGGCATCCGCGCGCTGATCATCAAGCTGGCCATGCACCTGGACAAGGCGAAGCAGCTGGCGGGCAAGGACGACGACGCGGCCAGCTACCACAAGGGCCAGGTGGAGGTGCTGACCCCGCTGGTGAAGTCCTACGGCTCCGACCAGGCCTTCCGCCTCTGCGCGCAGGCCATCCAGGTGTACGGCGGCGCCGGCTACATCCAGGACTACCCGGTGGAGCAGTACACGCGCGACTCGAAGATCTTCTCCATCTACGAGGGCACCAACCACATCCAGGCCATGGACCTGGTCGGCCGCAAGATGGGCCAGGCGGGCGGCGCGCACTTCCAGCAGTTCATGGGCGACGTGGGCAGCTTCGTGGAAGCGCACCGCGAGCACCCGGTGCTGGGCGAGGCCGTGAAGACGCTGGCCGGCGCGCAGGAAGGCCTGATGTCCAGCGCGATGGCGCTGTTCGGCTGGTCGCAGGACGCGGGCCGCTTCCCGCTCATCCCGCTGTCCGCCAACCGCTTCCTCAACATGATGTCGGAGGTCGCCGTGGGCTGGCTGCTGCTGGACGCGGCCGTCATCGCGGAGAAGGCCGCCGCCAGCGTGAGCGCGGACCACCCGGACAAGGCGTTCTACGAGGGCAAGAAGTTCAGCGCCCTCTGGTACGCGCGCAACGTGCTGCCCAACGTGGAGTACGCCGCGCGCCTCATCGCCACCGAGGACACGTCCCCCATGGACATCACCGACGCGGCGTTCGGCGGCGTCTGAAGCCCGGCGTGAAGTCCTGAAATGAAGAAGGCCCTCCGGCATGCGTGCCGGGGGGCCTTCTGCTTTTCTTCCGCGCCTAGTTGCCTTCGCGCACGCCGATGGCGAGCTGCGCGAGGCCGGCCTTCTTCGCCAGCTCCATCACCTGCACCACGGTGCCGTGGGAGACGCCTTCGTCCGCCTGCACGATGACCACGGTGTCGGGGTTCTGGTTCTTCGCGGTCTCGAAGGCCTGCTTCAATTCGGCCTCCGCGACGACGTTGCCCGCGAGCATGAAGCGGCCGTCCGCCAGCACCGCCACGGACAGGTCCGTGGTGCGCGCGGTGACGTCCGCGGCGCCGCCCTTGGGCAGGTTCACCTTGAGGCCCGCCTTGGCGCCGCCCCCCGGGCCCTGCTGGGTGATGACCGAGCTGGTCACCATGAAGATGATGAGCAGCACGAGCATCACGTCCGTCAGCGGCGTGATGTTGATCTCCGCGAAGCCCGCGCCCTCCAGCTCGTCGTCGCCCGAGCCGGGCGTCTTTCCCATGGCCATGGTGGGCGTCTCTCCTTACGAGGCGGGCTGCGGATCCGGCCGCGGGGCCGGGGGCGTGGCGCTCTCGCGCGAGGGCGTGGCTTCCGGCAGGGGCCCGCCGGCGGCGCGCTCCTTGAGGGTCTCCACGAACTCGTCGCCCAGGAGGCGCAGCTCCACCAGCACCCGGGACAGCCGGGCCTGGAAGTAGTTGTAGAAGACCATCGCCTGCACGGCGACGAGGATGCCCACGGCGGTGGCGACGAGCGCTTCCGAGATGCCCGTCATCACGGCCGCGGAGCCGCCGGTGCCGCCGGCCTCCACGTCCACGCCCAGGTCCTTGAACGAGCGCATGATGCCGGCCACGGTGCCGAAGAGGCCCACGAAGGGCGTCGTCGAACCGATGGTGGCGAGCAGCCACAGGTTGCGCCGCAGCTTCAAACCCACCTGGGCGCGCTCGCGCTCCACGGCGGACTCGATGCCGTTGCCCCCGGTGGAGCGGGAGCGCTCCCAGCGGTCGAAGCCGGCGAGGAAGATGTCGGCCGCCACGGCGTCGGAGCGCTCGGCGGCGGTGCGGGCGGCGGCCACGTCCCCCCGGAGGAGGTGCTTCTGGACGATCTCCCCCAGGTTGCGGGAGCGCTCGCTCACGCCCCAGAGGGCGATGAGCCGCTCGATGGCCACGCCCAGGGCCACCACGGAGGCGCCCAGGAGGAGGGCGAGGGTGACGCCGCCCAGGCGAAGGTAATGAAGTAGATCGTTCAGGCTCATGATGGATGACCGGGCATGCGGCCCTGGCTCACACTAGGACATATGAACCGCGCAGCCGCCGCAATCTTCCTGGCCCTCCTCTGTTCGGCCTGCCCCAAACGCCTCGAGTTCGGTCCGGAAGGCCGCATCGAGGATGCCCAGACGCTCTACCAGCACGTGCGCGAGCGGCAGGCGCAGGTCGTGAACCTGGAGGGCGACGCCAAGCTGCACGTCGACTCGCCCCAGGGCAGCGGCACCCTCTCCACGTTCCTCTCCATCACCCGCCCGGGCTTCATCCACCTGGAGACGTACGACTTCTTCAACCGCCCGGTGGCCTCGCTCGTCTCCAACGGAGAGCGCTTCGGCGTCTACCAGGCGGGGGAGAACACGTACCTCCAGGGCCCGGCCAGCGCGGAGAACGTGTCCCGCTTCCTGCCTGTCGTCCTGCCGAGCGAGGAGCTGGTGGCGGTGATGCTGGGCCAGGTCCCCCTCCTGCCTCCGGAGTCCATGACCCTGGAGCTGGATGAGAAGGAGCGGGTGTACGTGCTGAAGCTCCAGCGGGGCCCCGCGACACAGACACTCCGCGTGGACCCGAAGCACCTGCGCGTGGTGAAGAGCGAGGTCCGGGGCGTGCCGGGCTATGACCTGGCGTTCGAGGACTTCGAGCAGCGCGGCGACCAGCTCTTCCCCGGCAAGGTGCACCTCATCGCCTCCACGGCGGACACGAAGCTGGACCTGAAGTACACGGACATCCGCCTCAACGGCCGCCCGGACCTGACGCTCTATGAGCTGGTGGCGCCCGAGGGGGCCAGGGTGGTGGACGTCGACGCACGGGGCCAGGAAGTCCGCTCGGGGGGCACGGTGTCGCCCGCGCCCCCCGCGCCGGGTTCCTGAGCTTCCAGGCGTCGAAAGACAGCGCCCCGGCGCAAACCGGGTACTATGGCGCGCACGACATGGCACAGATCAAGCTCGGAGAACTGCTGATCAAGGCGAACGTCCTGCAGGAGAGCCAGCTCAAGGCGGCGCTCGCCGAGCAGGCCAAGTGGGGCGGGAAGCTGGGCGAGATCCTCGTCCGGATGAACCTCGTGTCCGAGGACATCCTCGTGCGCGCCCTGTCGAAGCAGCTCGGCATGCCGGCGGTGAACCTGGACGCCGTGCAGATGGTGCCGCCGCACGTGAAGTCCAAGATCCCGGCGCAGACCGCGCGCGACTTCTCCGTGGTGCCGCTGCAGCTGCGCGACGACGGCAAGACGCTCGTGGTCGCCATGTCGGACCCGCTCAACGTGCGGGTGCTGGACGAGCTGCGGGCCCTGTCCAAGTGCCGCATCGTGGCCAACGTGGCGGGGCGCACCTCCGTGGCGCGGGCGTTCGCGCGCCTCTACGAGGAGACGGCGGAGCTGGAGGACGCGGACACCAACTTCAAGGTGGTGGACGCGCAGGGCCGCACCGTCGTGAAGAACCTGAAGGACCTGGACCCGGCCGCCGCCGTCGCCATGTCCCCCAAGCCCGCCGCCGCCGCTCCGCCCCGGCCACCGCCCCCCGCGGAGGCCCCCCGTCAGGCCGCCTCCGGCAGCCCCGCGGAGCTGCTCAAGAGCGTGGAGGAGGTCCAGCGCAAGGAGGTCGCGGCGCTGAAGGCCATGGTGGAGCTGCTCATTGAGAAGGGTGTTTTCTCCCGCGAGGAATACCTCGCCAAGGTCAAGCGGTAGCCCCCGGCCATGCGCAAGAAGATTGGTGAACTCCTCGTCCAGGCCGGAGTGGTGACGGACGAGCAGGTGAAGCAGGCCCTTGCCTCCGGACGTCGCGGCCAGGGCCGCAAGCTGGGCGAGGTGCTGGTGTCCATGGGCCTGTGCACGGGCCGGGACATCGCGCGGGCGCTGGCGGCGCAGCACGAGCTGCCCTTCGTGGAGATCCCCGAGTACATCCCGCACGGGGTGTCCTCGCTGGTGTCCATGGACTTCCAGAGCGAGCACCGGGTGCTCCTCTTCGCTTCGGAGCAGGACGGCCGCAGCGAGAAGATCCACGTCGCGGTGGAGGACCCGGGCAACCTGATGCTGGTGGACGAGCTGCGCTTCCAGCTGCGCAAGCAGCTCAAGGTATTCGTCGCCGCGTCGGATGACATGGAGCAGGCGCTCGCGCGCGGCCGGGGCGAGCCCCTGGACATCGTGGAGGCTGAACCGATGGACATGGACGAGGACGATTCGCCGGACATCCTGCCGTCGCCGCCTTCCGCCTCCGCGCGGCCCCCGGCGCCGCCGCGCCCGCCCGCGCCGCCGGCGCTGGACTGGGACCTGCCTCCACCGCCGCCGCACGAGTCGGGCGTCGACGGCGCGGAGGTGCTGGAAGACATCCTGGGCTCCAAGCCCCGCCCCAAGGCCCCGCGTCCCCCGCCGCCGCCCGCCGCGGCCCGGCCGCCGCCCCCTCCGCCCTCCGAGCCCGAGGACCCGAGCAAGCCGCGCGTGCCGGTGGTGCTCTTCGGCGGCGCCGCGCAGGGCGCGAAGCCGTCCATGGCGCTCACGCCCACGCCGGACTTCTCCGAGGAGGACCTGGCGGTGCTGGACGACATCGACCGCATCTCGCGCGGCGAGGAGGCCAGCCTGGACACGGAGAAGGTGAAGCCCGCGCGCATGGTCGCGAGCCTCATCCGCCTGCTCATCCGCAAGGGGCTCATCCAGGAGGCGGAGTTCCTGGAGGAGCTGGCCCAGAAGTGACCGGCGTCGCGCCGTCCCCCGGGGCCCGGGTCGACGCCCCGGCCCCGCTGCTGGACGTGCGGGGGCTCGTCACCCAGCTGTCGCTCCCGCGCGGCACGGTGCGCGCGGTGGACGGCGTGTCCTTCACCGTCCCTCCCGGCGGCACGCTGGGGGTGGTGGGGGAGAGCGGCTGCGGCAAGAGCCTCACGGCGCTGTCGGTGATGCGGCTCGTCCCCCAGCCGCCCGGCCGCGTGGTGGGCGGCGAGGTGCGCTTCCGGGGCGAGGACCTGCTGGCCCTGCCGGAGAAGGAGATGCGCCGCGTGCGCGGCCGGCACGTGGCCATGGTCTTCCAGGAGCCCATGACGTCGCTCAACCCGGTGTTCACCGTGGGCGAGCAGATTGGCGAAGGCGTCCGGCTGCACCTGGGCGCGACGCGCGCGCAGGCGCGTGAGCGCGCGGTGGAGATGCTCCGTCAGGTGGGCATCCCGGCGCCCGGCGAGCGCGTGGACGCGTACCCGCACCAGCTCTCCGGCGGCATGCGCCAGCGCGTGATGATCGCCATGGCGCTCGCGTGCGACCCGGCGCTGCTCATCGCGGACGAGCCCACCACCGCGCTGGACGTCACCATCCAGGCGCAGATCCTCGAGCTGCTCAAGCGCCTCCAGGCCGAGCGCCACATGGCGGTGATGCTGATCACGCACGACCTTGGCGTGGTGGCCGGAAGCTGTGACGCGGTGGTGGTGATGTACGCGGGCCGCATCGTGGAGCAGGCCCCGGTGCGCGAGCTGTTCGCCCGGCCCGCGCACCCGTACACGGCGGGCCTGCTGCGCTCCATCCCGTCGCCGCACGACGCGGGCGCGGCGGTGGAGGGCGGACGCCAGCGCTTGAAGGCCATCCCCGGCATGGTGCCTTCGCTGGGCGCGCTGCCGTCCGGGTGCGCCTTCCGCGACCGCTGCGACCGCGCCACCGAGCTGTGCGCCCGCGTCGCGCCCGTGCTGGAGCCCAAGCGCGGAGGCCAGTCCGCCGCCTGCCACCATCCGGTGCCCGCGCCATGAGCGAACCCCTGGTCCAGGTGCGCGACCTGAAGGTGCACTTCCCGGTGAAGGGCGGCCTGCTGGGGCGCACGCGCGGCACGGTGCGCGCGGTGGACGGCGTGTCCTTCGACGTCGCCCGGGGCGAGACGCTGGGCCTGGTGGGGGAGAGCGGCTGCGGCAAGAGCACCCTGGGACGCGCGGTGCTGCGCCTCATCGACCCGACCTCCGGCTCCATCCGCGTGGCCGGGCGCGAGCTGACCGGCCTGTCTCAGCGCGAGCTGCGGCCGCTGCGCCGGCAGATGCAGCTCGTCTTCCAGGACCCGTACGCGTCGCTCAACCCGCGCATGACGGTGGGGGACATCCTCGCGGAGCCCTTCGCCATCCATGGCCTCGCGAAGGGCAGGGCGCGCGAGGACGAGGTGCTGGCGCTGCTCGACGCCATGGGGCTGCCCCGCGAGGCGCGGCACCGCTACCCGCACGAGTTCTCCGGCGGCCAGCGTCAGCGCATCGGCATTGCACGTGCCATCGCGTTGCGTCCGGACCTGGTGGTGGCGGACGAGCCCATCAGCGCGCTGGACGTCTCCATCCAGGCGCAGATCGTCAACCTGCTGGTGGACCTGCAGCGCGAGCGCAGGCTCACATACGTCTTCATCGCGCACGACCTCAAGATCGTGGAGTACGTGTCCTCGCGCGTGGCGGTGATGTACCTGGGCCGCATCGTGGAGGTCGCGCCGTCGCGGGCGCTGTACGCCGGGCCTCGCCACCCGTACACGCAGG
The genomic region above belongs to Corallococcus caeni and contains:
- a CDS encoding MaoC family dehydratase, translating into MPARKLYFESIRVGDELPALAKAPVDRVQLSRYAGASGDYNPVHVDELYAKSVGMPSVYAPGMLVMGMLGQLISDWARGGQLRRYNVRFIKMVWPGDTVVCKGRVSDRHGSGGRYFVEIDLWAENQKGELVMKGGSQIQLFYSLEDENRQRSGQSPIVVEVPRESLVVPAPATPDAAASAPPAAPERDRDEDEEDDEEADEPRTGASSKKTAPREKPAAKTASLPAAKKAKK
- a CDS encoding MaoC family dehydratase N-terminal domain-containing protein — its product is MLDKNAIGRASPPTLNEVEKGAIRRFAEAIGDYNPIYYDEEYARASGYPTIVAPPTFPASFHSAADLRELLGVGIKSLLHAEQGFDYERPIFAGDRIYVSTRVSDVFERPGMSGKMDIAVIEDEGRDEEGNLVFRARRTLVVRAAKENA
- a CDS encoding peptidylprolyl isomerase, which gives rise to MSACAHTVPPPAPPPPETPAQVMARIQDWEDRRSLGGGELVRLATAAPEVSVRMRALRALARIQDVETLEAVVAELTAPDKAVRDEAAFAAGELAQSWEPLPEDARTALTAALLRAEAAEADGDVRITLLEALGKLATPGAVEVLTARLSPAEGPWSEAAATALGVAARKAGAAAVANVPLEAIRALLKPRERIEVNLAGAYLLAASKRPDAVEALRACLSNAHPDVMALCVKGLGDVGSPSDTLGLNLMLGDATPRVSAEAARALAKLAVKCAPGASCAPLLALEGQAHLAKRVAEGKAAQGHALLAVAQQGLPLQGRPVLSRLRKALAEADRTAVSDEAHADLAWLDCRFAAAMDRQQGSLEQVFQCGYGRVPEARWLALGLHEVAQFKGAPTTASKPGEASPAVPGAAFAVPYLNHASPLVRGAALDALSERPVPEAMAPVRALIGGGDAVVAGLAAATAGKLKDAAALPALEALAERVPKEPDLAEAVAGALVALQGRAAEPRLREWLTHPHVNVRRVAAESLTTLTGTPVRSARVELPADTYRPPAAPAGTTLTLRTRKGDITVLLDPDAPLTGGNLVALAKQGYFRGITFHRVVPDFVAQGGDPRGDGEGGPGHSIRCEMTRRPYARGTVGMALSGKDTGGSQFFFTHSPQPHLDGRYTAFGEVVSGMDVVDALLEGTVIDDVVVGTRAP
- a CDS encoding NAD(P)H-dependent amine dehydrogenase family protein; protein product: MARAPDGPVPVVVMGLGFIGQEIARAALSSPEVELMGAVDSQPSLVGRPLGDVLGLAGPRFKVADTLERAVGRRKGVVVLHATSSRLSQVMDQLLDALKLGLPVASTCEELAFPHLKYPELAEKLERAAQKAGVAIVGTGVNPGFVLDRLVATAGQVCGPVRKVTASRVVDARTRREALQRKVGAGLTEEEFFDLVDREELGHVGLVESAALAALGLGLDCDDFEEEVAPVFAEEEITGGAFVVKKGRVAGMFQSVVGLEEGQERVRLELTIAVGADNPRDRIEIDADPRLVLEIPGGVAGDRATANALVNAAPRLTAAEAGLLTVLELPAGR
- a CDS encoding HD domain-containing phosphohydrolase, with the translated sequence MARILVVDDDVLILAALSRILQAEGYEVVMHSDPVVASREQGFDVVLTDFMMPYLNGIELLSALREKNPRAVRLMLTAAADFKVASEAVNRGEVFRLLGKPWALSELTSSIRQAFEHHRLVAANERLTREVADKNAELLAINMDLERRVVERTTGLLDGLISALDYRDTETQWHSRRVSLYARRLAQEIGLSGPALDVVEQGALLHDIGKIGVRDSILLKPGPLTPDEWVEMKQHPEFGYRMMAKMPYLHEAALIVLQHQERWDGKGYPLGLKGEEIVVGARIFCLVDTLDAITSDRPYRKGRPMSVARDEVRRCAGTQFDPALAEAFLGLPETEWARIRREVELMEEAETHRWTGGKLNAQGEPMPARAAGA